From Chloracidobacterium thermophilum B:
CTTTCCCAGAGCAGGTAGTTGACCTTGCGCAGAATGACCCGGATGGAGAAGTCGTTGCGCACCTGGGCGCGCAGACAGGCCCGAAACGTGGCCATGATGAGCGCCGCCGGGATGCCCTTGCCGGAGACATCGGCAATGGCAATGCCAAGTTGGTGATTCGGAAATGGGATGAAGTCGTAATAGTCCCCACCTACGGCTTCGTTGGGAACGGTCAGCCCGGCAATGTCAAAGCCTTCCACGGTCGGCGCGCGGTCCGGCAGCAGGCTTCGTTGCACCTGGCGTGCAATGGCCAGTTCGCTTTCCAGACGGCGTTTTTCCAACCGTTCCTGGTGCAGAATGGCTTTCTCGATGGAAATAGCCGCGGCCGAGGCAAACAGGGTCAGTACTTCCAGGTCGGCTGCCTTGTAGGCATCCAGGGTGCGGCTTTCGAGATTGAGCGCCCCGATGATACGGTTGTTGGCAATGATGGGGACAACAATTTCCGACATTGTCAGCGGGTCGGAACTGATGTAGCGCTGGTCGTTGCGGACATCAGGAATCACAATCGCCCCACCCGACTGTACCACCCAGCCGACGAAGCCTTCCCCAAGGCGCAGCAGGCGTTCCATGGAAGCCTCATCGTAGCCACGATAGACCGTGGCCCGGATGCGGCGGTCGCGGCCGTTGGTTTCCAGAACGTAAATGGCGGCGGAATCGTAGGGTACGAACGACTTGACCGAATCAATGATGAGCGACAGGGTCTCATCCAGATCGAGTGACCGGCTGATGGTACGGGTGATGTCCAGCAGCAGCCGGAATTTGGTCTCGAAAGACAGGGCTTCCGGCGAAGTTGCCGAGGCCGTCGCCGAAGGCGCTGGGTCTGAGTCCGTGGAGAGTGCAGGCATAAACGAGTCCTTCCGCTGCCATGACCTTATCGCTTTCGGCGTCGCTGCGCCATGTTTTCACGGTGCCAGCACCTTGCTGATGCCCACGCCGGGCATCCCGGCGCTGCCGTCCACCCACCTTGAGAGAGTTTCCGGGAGGAAAACAGGTTGCCGACTTGAAAGACTGGTTTTGTAGCTTGAGAATCATTCTGAAACTGTTTTGCAACGGTTCTGTCTTATATCCGGCTTCAAGGGTAACTGTACGATGCGCATCCTGCTCGTCGAAGATGATATGGATTATGCCGTTGTGGTGCAGGGCTATCTCCGGCGCATCACGGCGGAAGTCACGGTTCAGCACGTCACCTCACTGGCAGCCGCCACTGCCCTGGCTGTGGCGGAGCACTTCGATGTCGGCGTGCTTGACCTCAACCTGCCGGACTCCCAGGGAACAGCCACAGTCACGGCGCTGGCGACCGCCGCCCCGCATCTGCCACTCGTCGTCCTGACCGGCGAAATAGCCAGCGACACCGACCTGCAGGCCCTTGAAGCCGGGGCACAGGAATACCTTGCCAAAAACGAGCTGGGCGTGGTTCCGCTCCGGCGCGCCATTCGCTACGCGCGGGAACGGCATCGGCTGACCCGAGCACTGGCGCAGGCCAACCAGCTCAACCGTCTTGTACTCGACCACATGCCGACCAACATCAAGCTTCTTGATGCGGAAGGCCGCGTGCAGTTCATCAATCCGGCCGGGCTGGCCGCCCTGGGTCTGAGCGACCCCAGTGCCGTCCTGGGACACCCATGGTTGCAGCTTTGGGCCCCGTCAGCCGAACCAGCCATCCGTGCGCTGCTGGAGCAGGCCCGTGCCGGGCAGCCTTCCACCACGGAAGCCTTTTTGGCGCATGCCGGCGCTGCGCAGCATTGTGCGCCGCGCTGGTGGCATATCACGGTGCTACCACTGCCGCCGAACAATGCCTCATCTGCCCGTTATCTGGTTGTGACCCAGGATTTCACTGCGCGCCACTTCCACGAAAAACACCTCTATCAGGCGCAGCAGACGGCGCTGCTCAAGCACATTGCGGCCGGGGTTGCCCATAACTTCAACAACCTGCTCACCGTCGTTCAGGGCTACAGTGAAATGATGCTGCGTACCCTGCCGGAAGAAGACGCGCGGCAGCGTCGCCGGGCCACAGACATTCGCCAGGCTGCCATTCGGGGCAGGCAACTCGTCGAGCATCTGCTGGCCTACAGTCATTTTGCCGAGCTGTCACCCAGGATCATTGACCTCAATGCGTTTCTGGAGCAGGAAGTAAAACTTTTGGAAAGTACGCTCAACCCCCTTGCGAGCCTTGGTTTTGAGCCATCGCCGGAGCCGCTTCAGGTGTATGCCGATCCGTGGTTGCTGTCCTCGACCCTGCTGACCTTTGTGCTCAATGCCAATGAGGCCATGCCGGAGGGTGGAACCGTGACGCTATCCGTCAGCCGGGTGACTTTGGATGCCACGTTTCTGAACCAACCGGCCGCTGACCGGCTGGTGGGTGATGTCGAAGCCGTGTTGTCCACCGGTTCGCCAGTGCCGTTGGTCAGAATCTCGGTCCGGGATACCGGCCCCGGCATGGATGCCGCAACCCTGGCCAACATTTTCACGCCGTTTTTCACGACGAAACCGGCGGACAAAGGAACCGGCCTGGGGCTGGCCACCGCTGCCGCTCAGGTGGAGCGGATGGGTGGATTCATCGGCGTGACTTCGCAACCCGGCACTGGGGCGCAGTTTGATGTGTACCTGCCTCTCGCTCCAGCCCAACCGGTGCCTTGAATGCCCATCTTGTGGGCAACCATAGCTGACGGTTGCCCACAAGGGCCCAAGGGAGAAGAAAAATCTCAGGGACGTGGCGCGGCAGCGCGGATAGCCGGTTCGACCATACTTTCAAACTTGGCAAAGTTTTTGACGAACATCTCGGCCAGCCGTTTTTCCTGGGCATCGAACGCCGCTTTGTCTTCCCATGTGTTGCGGGGATTGAGGATGCTGTCGGGAACACCGGGACAGGTCACCGGAACCTCGAAGCCAAAGACCGGGTTTTTGATGTATTCGACCTGATCGAGATGGCCATCCAGCGCCGCGTGCAGGATGGCGCGGGTGTAGGGCAGGCTCATCCGCTGTCCGACGCCGTAGGGGCCACCCGTCCAGCCGGTATTCATCAGCCAGATGTTGACTTTGTGCTGGGTAATTTTTTCACCCAGCATCCGGGCATAGACGCTTGGATGCAGCGGCAGAAACGGCGCGCCAAAGCAGGCGCTGAACGTGGCAACCGGTTCAGTGATACCCATTTCCGTGCCGGCCACCTTGGCGGTGTAGCCCGAAATGTAGTGATACATTGCCTGTTCCCGTGTCAGGCGGGCAATCGGCGGCAGGATGCCAAAGGCGTCACAGGTCAGCATGACAATATGACGCGGAATGCCGCCCAGACCATCGCGCGTCATGTTGGCAATCTGCGTGACCGGATAAGCACCGCGCGTATTTTCGGTGATGCTGGCATCATCGAGGTCGAGAATGCGCGAATGCTCGTCGAGAACGACATTTTCCAGAACCGTCCCGAAGTGGCGCGTCGCCGCAAAAATTTCCGGTTCGGTCACGGGGGAGAGGCGAATCATCTTGGCGTAGCAGCCACCTTCGATGTTGAACACCCCGTTGTCACTCCAGCCGTGTTCGTCGTCCCCGATGAGCGTGCGGGTTGAATCGGCCGAGAGCGTGGTTTTGCCGGTGCCGGAAAGTCCAAAGAAGATGGCAGTATCGTCTTTGCTCTTGCCGTAGTTGGCCGAGCAGTGCATCGAAAGCACACCCCGCTGCGGCAGGACATAGTTCATCAGGGTGAAGATGGACTTTTTGATTTCTCCGGCGTAGTGCGTCCCGCCGATAAGCACAAGCTTGCGGGCAAAATCCAGAACGACAAACGTTGGAGATTTTGTCCCGTCAATCTCAGGGATGGCGAGAAAGCTGGGGACGTGAATGACCGTAAATTCCGGGACATGCTGCGCCAGCTTCTGCGCGTCATATTCACGCAGAAACAGTGTCCGCGCAAAAAGGGCGTGCCAGGCCGTTTCGGTCACAACCCGGATCGGCACGCGGTAACGTGGGTCAGCACCGGCATAACAATCCTGCACAAACACATCCCGGTTTTGCAGGTAGGCCGATACCCGCAGGTAGAGTGCGTCAAACACGGACTGCGGAATCGCCGCGTTGTTTTCCCACCAGACACGGGCTTCTGACTCCTCGTTGCGGACAATGTACTTGTCCTTGGCTGAGCGTCCCGTGTGCCGTCCGGTGCGCACGACGAGCGCCCCATCGTGGGCGAGCAACCCTTCGCCGCGCTTGATGGCCTCTTCGTAAAGCACCTCCGTCGCCGAATTCCAGTAGATGGCCTTCTGGTTGGTCAGCCCATGATGCTCCAACCCATAGTGACTCTTACCACGCCCAATGATTTCGACCGTACTCATAGCTGACTCCAAGGCCGGGACAAAACCGGCCAGGAAAAAGAAAAAACCAGCCTGGGGACCGTGCTGGATGCTTGCGTGCTAACGCTAACACACTCACTTTTTGGGGTGAAAGTACCCCATCTGCAGGTGCTGTGAGGGATGGCTCCACCGGCTTTCACATGGTTTTTCCCCAGCGTGCTATCGTTACGGAAAACCGTCCGAAACTGCCGCCGCGGTCGGCTGCCTTCGTCTGCGAGCGATTCGAGGTTCTGGGAACCATGCCTGGTGGAAGTCTGCTGCTTTTGCTCGACGACATTGCATCCACTCTTGACGACATTTCGGTGATGACCAAGGTCGCAGCCAAGAAAACGGCGGGTGTTGTGGGTGACGACCTGACGCTCAATGCCCAGCAACTGACGGGGGTGCGTACCGACCGTGAGTTGTCCGTAGTGTGGGCGGTGGCCAAAGGCTCTGCCATCAACAAGGTGATCCTTGTTCCCAGCGCCCT
This genomic window contains:
- a CDS encoding hybrid sensor histidine kinase/response regulator yields the protein MRILLVEDDMDYAVVVQGYLRRITAEVTVQHVTSLAAATALAVAEHFDVGVLDLNLPDSQGTATVTALATAAPHLPLVVLTGEIASDTDLQALEAGAQEYLAKNELGVVPLRRAIRYARERHRLTRALAQANQLNRLVLDHMPTNIKLLDAEGRVQFINPAGLAALGLSDPSAVLGHPWLQLWAPSAEPAIRALLEQARAGQPSTTEAFLAHAGAAQHCAPRWWHITVLPLPPNNASSARYLVVTQDFTARHFHEKHLYQAQQTALLKHIAAGVAHNFNNLLTVVQGYSEMMLRTLPEEDARQRRRATDIRQAAIRGRQLVEHLLAYSHFAELSPRIIDLNAFLEQEVKLLESTLNPLASLGFEPSPEPLQVYADPWLLSSTLLTFVLNANEAMPEGGTVTLSVSRVTLDATFLNQPAADRLVGDVEAVLSTGSPVPLVRISVRDTGPGMDAATLANIFTPFFTTKPADKGTGLGLATAAAQVERMGGFIGVTSQPGTGAQFDVYLPLAPAQPVP
- a CDS encoding phosphoenolpyruvate carboxykinase, whose translation is MSTVEIIGRGKSHYGLEHHGLTNQKAIYWNSATEVLYEEAIKRGEGLLAHDGALVVRTGRHTGRSAKDKYIVRNEESEARVWWENNAAIPQSVFDALYLRVSAYLQNRDVFVQDCYAGADPRYRVPIRVVTETAWHALFARTLFLREYDAQKLAQHVPEFTVIHVPSFLAIPEIDGTKSPTFVVLDFARKLVLIGGTHYAGEIKKSIFTLMNYVLPQRGVLSMHCSANYGKSKDDTAIFFGLSGTGKTTLSADSTRTLIGDDEHGWSDNGVFNIEGGCYAKMIRLSPVTEPEIFAATRHFGTVLENVVLDEHSRILDLDDASITENTRGAYPVTQIANMTRDGLGGIPRHIVMLTCDAFGILPPIARLTREQAMYHYISGYTAKVAGTEMGITEPVATFSACFGAPFLPLHPSVYARMLGEKITQHKVNIWLMNTGWTGGPYGVGQRMSLPYTRAILHAALDGHLDQVEYIKNPVFGFEVPVTCPGVPDSILNPRNTWEDKAAFDAQEKRLAEMFVKNFAKFESMVEPAIRAAAPRP
- a CDS encoding PP2C family protein-serine/threonine phosphatase, coding for MPALSTDSDPAPSATASATSPEALSFETKFRLLLDITRTISRSLDLDETLSLIIDSVKSFVPYDSAAIYVLETNGRDRRIRATVYRGYDEASMERLLRLGEGFVGWVVQSGGAIVIPDVRNDQRYISSDPLTMSEIVVPIIANNRIIGALNLESRTLDAYKAADLEVLTLFASAAAISIEKAILHQERLEKRRLESELAIARQVQRSLLPDRAPTVEGFDIAGLTVPNEAVGGDYYDFIPFPNHQLGIAIADVSGKGIPAALIMATFRACLRAQVRNDFSIRVILRKVNYLLWESLDSSQYVTAVYGVLDPASRRFSYGDAGHNPALLLHADGSYEELSCGNTVLGLFEDRKYIECYCTLQPGDIIVLYTDGLTEAGQDGEEFGLARLIETVQRQREAPAQELARAIYDAARTFASPAPLGDDLTVVVIKALPAATEKG